Proteins encoded together in one Stigmatella aurantiaca window:
- a CDS encoding glycosyltransferase 87 family protein: MAFLVGVVPLAVYAFSPRAGDLPLYFRTAHAFLQGAVPNQDFRFEYPPYALLWFVPAAWLGPTLPSFIPLFGLQLALFDAFIKWLLLSEGVKRWGHGWRSYVPCGVYAVASWVQSIHYLKRYDLIPAAFVLVALVALARRREGLAGWALSVGVVTKLYPVVLVPLALAVCWRRGTWRRLVLGLLAGGLPLVPLSAFWPWWNFASFHVERGLQVESLGASLLWAAHRLGFAPGVAWVHAPAAYELHGAAAEAVKVVSRWVWVAGSLAAAAVGLAAVRRRLPERTEDWARLALGPLIAFVALNPVLSPQYLVWLVGAAGLALLSGSRWAPATLFVTVLLTRALFSGNGNYGKGLTGPYTVLLLTRNGLLVAVGIALVWEVWRTREARPEGALSR; this comes from the coding sequence ATGGCCTTCCTGGTGGGGGTGGTGCCGCTGGCGGTCTACGCCTTCTCGCCGCGAGCGGGCGATCTGCCGCTGTACTTCCGGACGGCCCATGCCTTCCTGCAAGGGGCGGTGCCGAACCAGGACTTCCGCTTCGAGTACCCGCCCTACGCGCTGCTGTGGTTCGTGCCGGCGGCGTGGCTGGGCCCCACGCTGCCCTCCTTCATCCCGCTGTTCGGGCTGCAGCTGGCGCTCTTCGACGCCTTCATCAAGTGGCTGCTGCTGTCCGAGGGCGTCAAACGCTGGGGCCACGGGTGGCGCTCGTATGTGCCCTGTGGCGTGTACGCGGTGGCCAGCTGGGTGCAGAGCATCCACTACCTGAAGCGGTACGATCTCATCCCCGCCGCCTTCGTGCTGGTGGCGCTGGTGGCGCTGGCGCGGCGGCGCGAGGGGCTGGCCGGGTGGGCGCTCTCGGTGGGGGTGGTGACGAAGCTCTACCCGGTGGTGCTGGTGCCGCTGGCGCTGGCGGTGTGCTGGCGCCGGGGCACCTGGCGGCGGCTGGTGCTGGGGCTGCTCGCCGGGGGGCTGCCGCTGGTGCCGCTGAGCGCCTTCTGGCCGTGGTGGAACTTCGCCTCGTTCCATGTGGAGCGGGGGCTCCAGGTGGAGTCCCTGGGGGCCTCGCTGCTGTGGGCCGCGCACCGGCTGGGCTTCGCCCCGGGGGTGGCGTGGGTCCATGCACCGGCGGCCTACGAGCTGCACGGGGCCGCCGCCGAAGCGGTGAAGGTGGTCTCCCGGTGGGTCTGGGTGGCCGGCTCGCTGGCCGCCGCGGCGGTGGGGCTCGCGGCGGTGCGCCGGCGCCTCCCCGAGCGCACGGAGGACTGGGCGCGGCTGGCCCTGGGGCCGCTCATCGCCTTCGTGGCGCTCAACCCCGTGCTCAGCCCGCAGTACCTCGTCTGGCTGGTGGGCGCCGCGGGGCTCGCGCTGCTGTCCGGCTCGCGGTGGGCTCCGGCGACGCTCTTCGTGACGGTGCTGCTCACCCGGGCCCTCTTCTCGGGCAACGGCAACTACGGCAAGGGGCTCACCGGGCCGTACACGGTGCTGCTGCTCACGCGCAACGGCCTGCTGGTGGCCGTGGGCATCGCGCTGGTGTGGGAGGTGTGGCGGACGCGGGAGGCCCGGCCCGAGGGG